The Novipirellula aureliae sequence ACGAATTGCAAACAACTATGTCTTTTATTCAAGTTGGTACAAAGAATCGTAAAACGTCTTCGCCGGTAGTGGATCTTGTTAAAGATGCCCCAGCGCCGGGACCTTTGGCCCGATCAACGACGCATGGATGAGAATGCAAATAGAGTCAAAAGACTCAAGGTTCCGAGCGTCCGACAATTAAGACTTATCGACCTGGACCGGGATTTGGCACTGAGTTAAAAAAGCTTCGAGCCTATCGTTCCCAAACAATCTCCATCCGCCCGGTGATTGGTTACACTGGAGCAGAATGGTTTCACACGGTTCGGCGATCTCCGCAGCAAACTCTGGTTTGCCATTGTTCAAAACCGTATCGAGAACGCTTGGCCAACAGAGGCCGACAAAAGAACTCGATTTTCCCGTGTCCGTCTTGGCGGTTCCCATCAATCGTTGATAGTGCTCGAGAAGAGGGAACACGGGGACTTGGGAAAACAGGACGATCATCCCGTTGGATCCCCATCCATTTTGAACCCATTCGACTCGCTGCTGAGGATCGACAATGGGTACCATCCGTGGCGAAACCTCGGCGGCAACAGCAGGCGGGATGTTCGCCAACAAGTAATCGGGCATCGTCTCGTCGACGGCTTCGGTAGCAGCAAGCTGAGTGCGTCCAAAGTCGACGATGAACGTCGTCGGGCATGCGAACGCTAATCGTTCGACGATCATTGACGGATCAGCCCATGCCGAAAGTTGGGTGGCACACATCAATCCCGACGGGCAACGGTGAAGTTGCAGTTCCAAGTGCCCCAGCGGGGGAGATGGCTTCTTTTTTATTTTTGGAATTTCAGGGACGTTCGTATCTGAAATGTCCGTTCTCGGAACCTCAAACGCGGGTGGTGACGTAGCGGGTTCGGTCGCTCGGGTTTCAAAC is a genomic window containing:
- a CDS encoding FHA domain-containing protein, whose product is MRVVIIVESGPRPGARWLLRPGETMVFGRTERADVILGEDPSLSSRHFHVSIEGDACVIEDLQSTNGTWMNDEPIRSIVLNDGDRIRAGQFVFAFQFDSSYATHPIVPSPITTDHDPHSAAAEIPLPPADLAPADLAPADLPEWQSPPTAPAETTPPKTLSNQDTVPEDEFSEFETRATEPATSPPAFEVPRTDISDTNVPEIPKIKKKPSPPLGHLELQLHRCPSGLMCATQLSAWADPSMIVERLAFACPTTFIVDFGRTQLAATEAVDETMPDYLLANIPPAVAAEVSPRMVPIVDPQQRVEWVQNGWGSNGMIVLFSQVPVFPLLEHYQRLMGTAKTDTGKSSSFVGLCWPSVLDTVLNNGKPEFAAEIAEPCETILLQCNQSPGGWRLFGNDRLEAFLTQCQIPVQVDKS